The nucleotide window GATGACGTCCTCATGGCTCCACCCACGATAAGCCACCCACTCGCATCTGACGTGAGATTACCACGACAGTCGAGGGGCTGGATTTGATGTATTTTGATGTGGGGTAGAGTTGTCGCGTCCGACGTGGCAGACACGCCTGGACACCCCATATCCATTTCATATTTGGGCTAGATATGGATGACGGTCAGTCCGAGTGTTTGAGGCATGTTTAATGCGTCCGTATGTATCGCATTTTTGTGACCGGTCCGTGGCCGGAGCATCCATCCGGACATTTGAGGTAGCTTTTGGGCACCTGGCTGTGGCGGAGCCAGGCCGGCAACGCGCCCCGGGCCGCCTTCAAGCAATACCCCTGGATTTGGGCCTCACGTCTCGGGTACACTATAGTCACCAAAGGAGTTGGGCCTCATGCCCGGGCCCAGGCCCTGGGGGCCTGGGGCCTGTCTCCGGCCCTGCTGTAGATGGTCCAACACGCACATTTTTAAAACCGTATACAAAAGTAGGATCACGTGACTCCTCAGATAAGCACGTACCCTAGTCCTTTTTTTCTACGCTCTCTGCTGAAATGAGGCTCTACGCTCTCTGCTGAAATGAGGCTCTACGCTCTCTGCTGAAATGAGGCTGCCTGTCTTTTTGGTCTTTTCCATGTGACGCGGTGAATTTTACAACTGTCAGGTCTTAAGCGAAGTTTGGTGGAGGTCTTGCgtttattgaagaaggatggaaATTTGTGCATGAGATTCAAACATGAATCTTCCTTgattagtactccctccgttcggaaacACATGTTGAAAAAATAGATAAAAATAAATGTATCTAGAATTAAAATACATCTAAATACATTTATTTCTCCGATAAGTATTTTGAATGGTATACTACACTACCAACAGGCTGGCCACTATGCATATCTGTACTAGAAGTAAAaatgttttgaatttttttctgtATGGTTTTCATCAAAAAAATTCTGAGTTTTGTTTATTAGGTGGTTGCTCACTTTTAAGTTGTCAACGGATGACATTTTTTTTTACAATACATGATTCACATATTATTGGTACAGTTAATGGTCATAGTTAACCCACAAAGTATGAAGATGCCAGGACTTTGCCGAAAACGAGGTTGGATCTTCACCTAATAATTATAACAAGCTTGGACGACCGGCCGTTGCTAGTTACTTTCAACTGCCAGCTTTGTTCAGTCCCTTACCAAACAATGAAAGAAAAGAAAGCTCCTAGGTTTGCTTTTCTTTTTGTCAACGTATACTAGTATAATACATGTGTGTCCCAACTGCTTGTGTGCGCCTTTTTAGGCATCAAATGTGTCAGATACCCTAAAAATAAGATTCCTCGGAGAAATCATAGTTTAGTCAAGAGTTCATTTCATTGTTTTAGAGGAAACCATGAAGCATGAATTCTCTGAACTCCGGCTCAGAAATAATTCTGGCCCTAGAAATGGTATCTTGCGGCACTTGCTCTTGATGGTAGTTTGGAGGTTTATTTCTACGAGTTAGTGCATGTACATTTGATGTTCTTCAGACCGAATGTGGTGTTCATTATATTAGCATATGCCTATCTTGCTATTAAATGTAAGttataaaatatattttttggACAATGGGCGCTTTATAATTACTTAAAAGATTTAATTATTACATCCGGCCTCCGTATAACTAAGATGCACATAGCCAAACCAAATTCGGTCTCAAAAAGTAAGAAAAAAAAGACAAAATACAAGTATTCTAAGATGTCCTAGGTCGCGCTGAAGTCGGAGGATTTCCCCTAAGATAAATAGTTTTTTTTGATAAAGGATGGATTTTATTAACTAAAAATGAAGCATCAAGAAGATACATAACACATGAGCacacacccggcctctgcataattaggatgcacacagccaacaccaactcacacacacacataaaaAACACGCCGacaaatagcaaagtcatataagaCCAAAGCTATGTGTAGACGCTTAAAAAAACAAGAAAAGAGCCCTAAGCGATAAGATCTGTGATAGGTAAACTACGGCAGAAAGAATTTCCCTCGGTTAAGAACCAAGGCGAAAgaatttccccaaagaggaagtgCAACATCAACTAAGATCTGATAGTCTAATGCAAATTTGGAATGCATTCCACTGGTGCAGAAACACAAAAGCCTTTATACAACATGCACGAAAACCATATGCATGAGAATGATAATGGCGATCTAAAATCTTAGAATCAGAGCACATGAGGCATATTTTTCTATAACGTTATTAAAACTGGTCCAGCGTTTGATACTAATCATTGAATTAGGTAGCCGATTGGCTGAAAAAAAAAACCAAGCTAGTAACTGAAGGGCTATGGttcaggccggctcagcccattagtcccggttcagtctagaaccgggactaatgtgagcattggtcccggttcgtccggctaaggcattagtcccggttcatttagaccttttggtcccggttggtgggatgaaccgggaccaatgggcctcgctcctggcccacaaccattggtaccgggactaaagggtcagggcattagtaccgacactttagtcccggctccagaaccgggactaaaggcccttacgaaccgggactaaaggccctgtTTTCTACCAGTGATTGAAGGCCAGAAGATAAACATGGACTGACAGAGACTTCACTTCGGAAAAAAAATATTAAAATGAAAGCATAACACACAAAGTACATGAGAAATCTATACACGGAAAGAAAAATAAATATTATGTATAGAGAAATTAAACCCACTAATAACTATGTTGGAGATTGTTTACCTATATATGAGCTATTTGCAAATTCACTCCTAGTCACCTAGATGATGCTTAACTATACTACTTAGTTAATCATAAAAGCATTCTACGACCATATCGAGTAGTGTAGTGAGGTTACCTGATCAATGTGCTGCCCATCAGAGAACACTAATGAagccatccatccatccatacCGAGAAGCGTTGTGAATCTACACATTTACACAGGCAGAATATATCAAGAAAAGTATATGGCAAAAGAGCTTGGGATGTAGTCCTGAAGAATTCTTCAGGTTCCGTTGGCAATATACTAAGCCGCTCTTCTTAAATAAGTAACTAAAAAATATGCACAACTTAGGAGCCTGAATGAAGGAGAAACAAAGGAAGTCTCGTTTTTGCGGGATCCTGCAGAATGTAAATAATAATAATCCCGGGGATAATGTTATGTTCAGATACTACTTGTTCAAGTCCTCAGAACTAGCAGCAAGAAGAGTTTGCACAAAGAGAAGGAGACTAAGCAGCGGAATTTTGCATAGGTGAACTGAACACAATTGGGCAATAGAATGTTATGAGAAAAGGGTAGAACAGTCCACGTTATTCAAATTAGTTCAAACGAGTCATCATATGGTCCATACATGCATGCGTGAATgttctttcaaaaaaaaaaaaacaacgAGCGTCACATCAGAAAGCCGGTGAGGAGGCCACGGAATGGGGCACGCCAACGGCAGCGGCGGAGTCGTTTGAGAGCCATCCGCATGGATGGCCTTTCCTTCGGATCCACAGTAGTGCAATCCACGCCCAGCATGAACACAGTTGCCATCTCCTCCCTGTACCGTGCTTGATCTGGTATGCTCCTGTCCACAACATTCTGGAATGCTTCCTGTTGGTTCGCCATCAGTGTACGGAAGTTGTTCTGTGCCCAATTCGCCAAATGACCATCTGTTGTAGCTTCATTGGTCATCCGCCCTGTGACAAGCTCCAGCATCAGCACTCCAAAGCTGTAAATGTCTACCTTCTCCGTCAGCTGGTTTTTCCCCAACCCATATTCTGCAGTTAATCATTTGTAGTATTAGTTAAAAGACCAAGCTAGTTAAGACATAATAATTCACTGTAACTAACAAAAGTTAAGACAGAATTCCATTACCTGGAGCTGCGTACCCAAAGTTACCAGGACGCAGGTCCGTGATTGGCAAGGGTTGGCCGAGCCCCGCCATGTTAACCTGTGCAGCGCCAAAGCTGGCTATCACGGCCTTGAAATTCTGATCAAGCAAGATGTTTTCAGAGTTGATGTTGTGGTGGACAAACAGTTTGTTGCATCTGTGGTGTAACTGGCGGAGCCCTCTGGCCACACCAATGGCGATGCCCCTCCTGTCCGGCCAGCTCAGGTGCCGACCGGCATCCATGGGTTGGTGCAGCCAGGATCGAAGGCTTCCATGAACCGGATACTCATAAATGAGCATGATTGCGTCTTCCCTCTGGATATGGTCTACAACTTTGATGATGTTTTTGTGAGAAATGTTGGCTAACAGGAACATCTCCGAGTTGCAGCGGTACATGACATTGCCGTCTACTTGTAGCGCTGGGTTCGCATTGTGGAACTTCTTGACGAGCAGCTTATTTGGGGGACTAGTCCCAGCACTACCCTGATCATAGACTAAGTACAACTGTTCGCCCTCTGCTGTCCTTCTGCTAGCCAACACCCTTGTCGCGTTATCTTCAGTAAGGTTGTCGACTATGGCTTGTTCATTGCGCACAATATGCTGCACCGCCGCAGGATGGTTCCAGGACTGAAAACTCATTCTCTTAGCGGCCGGGTAGGGCGTGGAGAGGTTTGTGTGAAGGGTGCGTCAACCTGCAGACACATTACCTGTTATATTCCGTAGTATTCCCTCAGTTACATGCACATATACAACTACTGAGAGATAAAGAGAGATGCATGTTCATAGCTAGTTTGAGTTGAGCCAATAAAAAGTAATCCGTTTGACAGCCACATGTTTTCTTTTCATACGATCCTGGAAAAGGATCGGGTTCCACTACTATCAATGATAACGGAACAGACAGAAAAAAAAACATCAAAGAAAAAGTAATTAGTTTGACGGCCACATATTGACAACAAACGGCAAAGAATGACAAATTAGAAGAATTTTTGTGCCTTTTGAAATAGTAACAAAACATACAGGAAAAAAGAAAGCATCCAAGAAATAGTACAGGATGTTCCTTCAGTTAAGACAGACAAAGAATACAAAACAAGGCAGGATGCCCCCATTGCTGCCTCAGCTGCTGAAGCTCTACATGGAGGACGCCGTGCTATGGAGGGTGCGGCTTCCGAAAGCTCTGAATGCTGCGGCGGATGCCCGTTCGATTCGAAAcacccccctctctccccctgtACCTCTCTGCTGTCATGCATGTTGTACATGCAACACATCTGGGCGTTTTGGCCCCTGTTAATGGCAAAGATTCAGGTGGGAAAAACTCCCCCGTTGAAAATTCAAAAACGAAAAAGTTAAGACAGACAACTAGATTTGCTGTTTTCTCTTGATGCTTCATTTTGAGCCAATAAAATCCACACTCTATCGAAAAAAGACAACTAGATTTGCTGTTTTTGGTTGTGTGTGGTCAACTATTCGTAGTTCTATTTCTGATGATAATTAGTTTGACAGCCACATATTGACAACAAACTGCAAAGAATGGCAAATTAGAAGAATTCATGTGCCTACTGAAATAGTAATGGAACAAAGAGAAAAGAAAGCAGCCATTGAAAATTCAAAATTTGCTGCTTTTTGATGGGGGGAAATTTCCCAattgaaaattcaaaaaaaaaaagtTAAGACAGACAACAAGATTTGCTGCCTTTTGGTTGTGTGTTGTTAATTATTCATGGTTCATTACTGATGGTAATTGTGCAAGGATGAGATTACTGAAATGATGATAGTGCAGAAAAAGGAAGATAACACAGATACCAAAGATAGTACAAGGATGAAATTACTGAAATGGAAAGTAGTGGCTGCACCCACAAAATGAACGGTAAAATCAAACCAACTATGCAAAAATATCAAAAAAGTATGGAACTTTGTGGCATTGATTATGCGCAAATGTTTTATATGCTTGCAAAATGTGGTGGCCAAATGACATCCGAGGAGCTCGGTACAAAATGAAATACAAACTCTGCTCTACACCCAAGTTTACTGTTCATATGTTTGAGCACAATTTTTTTTTTGCGAGGCTCCTCGGATGTCATTTGACCACCAAATTTTGCAAGAACCTAAAACACTTGGTCATAATCCAAGCTACAAAGTTTTTAATTTTTTGGATATATGTTGCTATGTTTTCGAGCGGGGGTGCAAGGTGCTTTGGTGTACAAAAAAAAATTAATGATGATAAAATGGCCATGCCTCTGCCTAGTATAACTCTTTTGGATATACTGAACCGAGTTTGCAATTTATTTATGCGATAGAAGCAAATCATGCTCTACTCTAGCTACGGGGATTCAGTTACTACTCAGATTTTTCAGAATAATAAGAAAAGATAGCACGATAGCATTCGGAGCCCAGCTGGAACCATACCGGAAAGCACTCATAGCATTCAGTTACTACTCAGATTGCTCCAAAATCTCACTTGCTCTCATGCTCCAACAATGAAAAACTAAAATTTGAATCGTTTTGGAAAAAATCTAAAAAGATTTGTGGACATTCACAGGACATATGTCTACATCCCCTAAAATGTTGAAATCCAAGTTTCGAAATGCACGTAGAGAAAGAAAATGTCAAATCCAGTATGAATAATGTCTCAAAAAGACAAAAGCATGCTCTACTCGCATTCAATTACTACTTTGATTCAGACAAAAGCATGTGGGAACCATATACCTGCTGCTGTTGGACTCATGTAGTGTTGCTACTTGCTTagctagagagagagagagagagagagagagatgtgtgCACAAGAAGGATTCACTGGCGAGTGGAGATCTAGGCGGTCGGAGTTGGAGACGATCGAAGGCTGCAATACGGGCAGCAGCGGAGGTCCAAACGGTGACGAATTGGGCTTCCTCGGAATTGCCGCCGAACGACCAGTCGACCTTACCGGCCGGCGTACGCTGGTGGTATACCGCACGCTCCCCACGATGGCACGCCCAGGTGCCCGCGCTCCCCGCACAACGACAATCCCATCGCCGGCGAGATCTACATCTTCCTGCCGTGGCCTCCTCCGAATCTAAACCAGTGTATGGGTGTGGAGAGTGCAGCGGCGGCGTGGGAATAAACCATGCATGTGGGCGCGCGTAATGCAGTGGGGAGTGGGCGCCTCCACCCTGAAAAATGGAGTGGAG belongs to Triticum urartu cultivar G1812 chromosome 7, Tu2.1, whole genome shotgun sequence and includes:
- the LOC125523772 gene encoding receptor-like protein kinase 7 — translated: MSFQSWNHPAAVQHIVRNEQAIVDNLTEDNATRVLASRRTAEGEQLYLVYDQGSAGTSPPNKLLVKKFHNANPALQVDGNVMYRCNSEMFLLANISHKNIIKVVDHIQREDAIMLIYEYPVHGSLRSWLHQPMDAGRHLSWPDRRGIAIGVARGLRQLHHRCNKLFVHHNINSENILLDQNFKAVIASFGAAQVNMAGLGQPLPITDLRPGNFGYAAPEYGLGKNQLTEKVDIYSFGVLMLELVTGRMTNEATTDGHLANWAQNNFRTLMANQQEAFQNVVDRSIPDQARYREEMATVFMLGVDCTTVDPKERPSMRMALKRLRRCRWRAPFRGLLTGFLM